The region ATTCTCCTCTCTGTCCTTTTCACCTTTCTggacttctttcttttttattaatccattcgtcagtttttgttttcttttgtcttgtcaaaagaaaacagaaaaaacatcccAGTAGCCAGGAGTTCTGTTTAGCCCGGCTTATTAATGCATCATTGTTGTTCTCTCATCTCCTTGCAAGCAGTTAGCAGGAGATTACAAGCTCCCTGCTTCCACATAATGACATGCAGGGGAAGTCTGCACATACAAACATTGATTGTGTGGTGAACTGGAGGACAGaaggaaaccaaaacaaaaccatcagAATCAAGATGGGAGCCGAGTCAAAGGGATCAGACATCTGGGCTGAAATTTATTCTGAGAACAGCCACTTACCggtaaatgtgtttgtttcctgAATTGGCATGGccaagattttatatttttgtttttatagagcATTTTAAGGGTTGTAGAAAGTGTTTTATACTATAAATGAAAACAGGTGGCAATGAATAacaagtcaaaagaaaaagagtttcAAATTGTATAAAGATGTTTAAAGGGCTGAGGAAATGTAGTTGTGTTAATATAACTGTATATAGACATAAGTAAGTATTACTGGTAtaatttctagtgcagatatttCAATCcacttaaaatacaacaaaactaacttgcatgtcatttttcagcatgaaatgggagcttgttttaagtcagtaactcctggagaaagttttagtttcacctgcagattatttcactattgaaataatctgcaaatattttgttacaagtgaaataatttgaaataataaactttttcatgcatattacagaattatttacttaaaacaagtttcttttgAGTTAATTTGGTCTTTATTTCAAGTctaataagatatttgctctaaaaactacaacaaaaatactttgtaaaatgcTGTTTCTTTCAGTGTAGCACACACACATCTAATTCCTATTCAGAGAGACCAGAGGAaactggagtacccagagaaacCCACCATGCTCAGAGTAAACATGCatctccatgcagaaagaccagAAGATTCAAACCTAGAATCTTTCTGCAGCACTGCTGCTATATTCAGTTATGCTATTTTTCTTTACgatttattgtgattttgttgtataaaatagaaatttaaaaaaatgcaactcaCTCCAGTCTTTTTGAGATCTCATCCCTGCAGCGAGTTCTGGATAAGAAGTAATCTTTAACCTGCCAGTTTGTTGCCCTGGGCAACAACCAATAACATTTTGGTTTgcgtcataaaaaaaaaaatgtatgtttactcTACTGCTGAGTTAGCTGCTATCGCTTCTCTTTATGTGCTGCAATCACCCTGAGAAGGTTTGTGCTgatcaattttatatttttatgtctaaatCCTCAGAAATATTTCGATTCTGAATTTCATTGCATTTGGGTTCAGTGATGTTTGTTattcctgtgtttttatttactttttcagctttttttttagcgctcacttgttttttttcttgatattgTTTATGGTTGTTTTCCATGTCAGccttcttcagctgcagcacaTCCACCTAATTAAACTCACCTGGTCCTTGTCTCAGTAATCACTCCTCCCTCTATAAATGCCAAAGCTCTGAGCGTTGGAATTTAATGGAATACTAGAGTATTccattaaaatagatttttgtagattatttttCCTGCATGTGAGGCTACACCACTTCATCCGATGCTGTAACGTGTTGTTTAAAAATTAGATCTGTTTTATACGTTATATGAATTATGTTCCCAGTTTAATAACTTTcctaaaagtcaaaattctgcaTCATGATCCTCCACAAGTGATTGAAGTCTTCAAGAATGTgaaatttgttttctgacagTTACAGAGGGAACATCAaccttggtttttttttgtttttgtttgtttattttgtaaagtatcctaggatttttctgttttgtttctgtgaattAACACTGGCAGAATGTAAAATTAAGCAGCGATTCCATGAGCAGCAAAGTGTTTTCTCACTATTTACCATCCATTGATGCATAAAGCTGGAGTTTTTATTCTACATTCATCCAGTAGTTTAGGTAGACACTGTATGGGATTACATTAATAccaaaatgtttatctttaatGATGAACTTGGTgactgtaaaacatgttttccctGGTTGTGCCAATAACTAGAAACTTATCTGTGGTGTTTTATCTCTCTTCTGAACATTCATTTTGTCACAACAATGAAGAATTTAACTTTGGGGAGCAGAAAAATCCTTTGCTGTACTTTCCACATGTAATACTCTATCTTTGCTATTACATAAGTCAGCTGGTTGTAAGATTGAAGTCCTGAGACAAAAAACTTtgataatataaaacatttaagtgcaAGACAACATTGTGAATAGAATCAAtagaaaacaggacaaatattTACCATTATGGCTTGCAGTAAAATAGTCTCagcataaatctttttttatagtCACTCATTATGTGAACCTACAATAAAACCATATATCTCTTTATTCTTTGGAAGTGGGGAAGGTTGAAAAATCTGAGATGAAAAAAGCAATTGTTTTCCCCAGTGTAGCTCTTTAGCACTCTGTCAGACATCTGTTGCTTCATTAGGTGGCAGGATGTTGGTGTAATGCTGCACAGATGACTTTTGACCTCTGTCTGCTGCTGGTTCCCGTCTGCTTTCTGTTCtctatatttagaaaatgtggAGGTTCAAAGGCAGATCTGGTGAGgctttttgtcttcatttaaaagaatCATGGAGAATCCGTCCTGATGCATGAGCTGCTGCACCACTGGATGATGCACGACTTCCAgagctttaatatttttctctggCTGCGTCTGCGGGGGTGAGGACGCATGCTGAGGATTGAAGGTCGGGAAGTTTCCGTaccagagctgctgccttgttCTGCATTTTAAGTCATTTCCTAGATTGGTGGTTATTACCTTTTACATCTGGGTTATGGGGTTAGTACAGTTTGTCTTTCAGTTAAGATAAAGTTATGAAGGAGAGCTTAAAGATATATTTACCATGAGGCATAATTAGGTGCAGTGGTGACCCATAAAAATCCAGAGAATAATGATCTTATTATACAttttcctatatatatatatattttttttgtgatttattcaGGAGGGTTTCCCCTAAAACTTTTGCTAAGCCCGGTGCTCTGAGCGCTAGGGCAGTCATTCGCCTcgtttttgagttttaaaaatgtttaaagttgactggaaatttgaaaatatcacctGATAGTTATGCATTTttggaagactggaagatttatgcctaaacaccaactataaagtcttttaaaaaggcaataatTCAAAAGCAACTTAGAGAAATTTAACAATGccaagcctggtgggggcacaagtaaagcctgttGGCCCCCCAGGCTTATAGTACACTGAGGGAAACGATGATTGAGTATCAGGTGTAGCGTAGaagctttgtttgtgtttttgtgatacTGATGGAAACGGTATTGGTTTCTCATCATCTTCTTGTTCAAAGAGTTGTAGCAAATATGTGAATAAAGTGTTTGGATTCTAAAGTAGttcaatttaataaatcaaacacaGGTATTTTAATGAAGAAGAACACGTTTTTGCACTTTTATAGCTTAATTCTTGGAGAATTGGGCTACAAATGTATATCTAATCTCATATAACgcaagaaaatacataaattacaTATTGGCTTACTCATAACTTAAAGTGTTTTGTAAATGGACTCTACCTGAGTGGTTCAAACATCCTGCCTATGGTTTTGTCGAGAGCTTTCAGATAAACTGTGGATTACACATAATGGGTCATGATTTGGACAATCATCATCCTGACGCTGGTACACAGGGAGAAAGATGTTCTGCACATCCTACATGTTTTAGCTGTTAAAGAAAAAGCCGAAAGCACCGACTGGAACCGCACCAAGCTGAAGTCGGGTCCACTTGGTCCATTACATGAGGATTTGGCTGACCTCATAACTGTAAACTGGAGCTAAACGTGTCTGTCTGGCACAAACGCAGAGCTAACACGGTGGATTTATGAGCCGATGCGTTGTTGTAGAAGAGCTGGGTCCAAATTCAGATGAGACccaatgctttttattttgcctcGTCAATATTTgggtatttttgtaaaacaaatatggaGAGTGAGAGACcgaagaaaaccagaaaacatgACGCAGTGGATTATAACGGCAGAATATccagaaaatgtagaaaactttccttcattttaattggttaGAAAGCAACAGAAGGAGGAGCTTGCCCATGGTGTCATGTAtgctctttattattattattaaagctgaaaatgtcacagtGAACTGAATATTGTGGTCTTAACGTTGTGAGACCTTAGACGCCACACACAtcattgtgttttctgtaaaaacacaactcaTATCAATATTATATCCCATTCAGCTTATTTATCAACATTAAAACATCCATTTTCCAGGATGGTAATCAACATGTTTGATGAAGTCCTTGGCTAACATTTACTTGTTCCGTTTTATTTTGATATGACTCTTTGATACCTCGGTGCGGATCTAGTTAACTCCGTGAATGTGGTGCTTTCATAACAAGTTGTGTTGCTGCTCTGAGCATCATCTGTGTGTGTCGACATCATCTGCAGAGCAGGTCACATGATTCAGTCAGGAAATGAACGTAACTACAATAAGTGAAGaacaaggtttttgtttttttatttcaatagaaatttaatcttttttatttttcccagtttCCCTCTTTGCATTATCTGTCTTCTTGCTATCGGCTGCCCTGAAGTGTCTTGTTTCACCACCATTCACAactttctgttcctgttttGGTTACTAATAGCTCCCTTTGATTTGGCATTATATACTTCCACAGTTAAAGTGATTCTTGCCAGAAGCCACTTCAAATGCCAATAGTGTCATTATGTAACATTGCTACTGGGATGCCCACTGAAGCTTGCCATTTAGTCATAAATTAAAGCAGGAATTGCAGCTCCTGCAGCCCTGAGATGTTACGGATGAAAGGTCCAAAGAAAACCATCAGTTTAAAGGTTACATcaatgaaatgcaacaaaaagacatttaaatccAATCTGAATATTGTGCATATTTACTCTGCTCTAAATTGTCAGATCCTGGGTGCTGTGTCCTGCGAATATGTTCAACATTTGGACTGGAAATGGCAGATTTTAACCCATTTCTGATTGTTTCTGCAACAAATGAGGCAGCAGGTGTTTAATTCCACCTATATCAGATTATTGGTTCCAAAGCAGATATTATTTTCTCTGGAAGCATCAACTATAATGCCACTCATACAGCAGCATCCACGTATCGGGTCAAAGACCAATTACCCTCCTCTCAGCTGGACCCAGAGCCTCTGCCACCCGCTTCATCATATTTAAACTGTAATGAATCTGTGTTTGTTCGACCTACGGCCCACCCACTCCCTCGCCTCGCTAAATAATGTGCCACTAAATTTCTTAAACACAGCTTGCCTAATTGAATTTCCTGTCGTCCAGCTCTGTTTCCGTCTGCGTACTTGATAAAGCGTGGGGCGTACTCCCTGATCAATCCCACCTTCCTGCACTCAGAGGAGGACGCTAAGCTGCTGTTTGAGGTCAGTTTGGATCTTCGGATCAGGCTTAGTCAATCGGTTGAAACTTCGGAAATATGTGGCTATTCGAGCACTTCCTGAATTTTTGTTCCTTTGCAGATTCTTCTTGCCGGAATGCAGATCCAAGGGGAagagcgccccctgctgatCCCAGATGAGGAGCTGGCCTCCCTGAGAAGCGTGAAAACACTAGAAGTTATCTGCGAGGATGTGCTGCCGAAGAAGCTTTCCGATATCCGCCGCCTTATGGCGGACCTGGCCCAGCGGCGGCGACCGCTCAGCTGGCAGGACTTTGAGAGAACGGTGCTGACTTTAGTCTACAGCTCACAGATACTCAGTCAGATCAGCAACCAGCACCAGAAGGAGCTGTGGATGGAGACACTGGTGCAACTGGTCCGTGCTGTTCAACGAGACCTCACACCGTCCTGAGAAAAACTGAGCTTCCGTCTCTATGCTTTATGGTTCTGTTAGTTTAATACAACAACTTATTAGGGGCAATATAGATAATATGgatagaaaaagaagaaataaatttctgccaaaaatctcagaaatgttgagaattACCTCAGAAATCTTCAAGAagaaacaaggacatttctaaaatagtaaaattttaactttaatggCTGCAGTAGTTTGACCTTTGCCCTGCCTGTTTGATGTCTTCAAATAACgttcaatgtttttctctgtctaaaAACGATTTCTCAGCTCATTTCAACCACTTCCAAAAgctattttacataaaaagcgAATAGACTCTCAGCGCATCAATAACCTTGATTGCTCATTTAAGGAAACGAAGAAACGTCTGAATGTTTGCTTCAAAGGGCCCAATTTTTCCCCACTTAATGCTGGGAAAGAGATTTCTTCTAATAAGGTTTTGTGGATTACTTATTTCAGAGTTGATGGAGGGAAGTTACAGATCTTTTGAGTGGTTTCCTCTCCTTCATGGAAttagttttgcttttgctttcactttaattttttttcaaggatAGATCTGGaccaagtgaaaaaaaaaggaaagaaaaaaagactcgGCATTCTCAGCCCCCTATACAATTTAGCTGCATAGGGGGAATAACATGGGTGCTTATTGTGCGGCATTTagtgtgaaaacaacaaaataacacaacaaTAAAGGATTTACAAAATGTTAACCCCTTCATAAACTAGAAATTTtgtgcacaaataaaataagaatatttgaGGGGTCAAGACGGAGCTTTCCTTTATATGAAAATTGCATCAGGTAGCACGGTGGGGGtggaatcatgctgtgggtttAACTGCCAGTAACACTGGAACATTGCATTAACTGGGTGGAAAACGATGACATTGAATTCATTAACTTTGTCTCGCATCTACAGCTTGGTGGCTGAAACGTGGACAAAATTCTGCATTCTCAGCAGCTTATTTCTGAATGGAATAACATTAAATTCAGGATTTACCTTAtagaaatataaagttatgtctTAAAACTGGATGTGTACCAGGAAGTCCTCAAAGTTTAATCTTTACACTTTCTATATGATTGGTCAGGAACTCCAGAAGTTGTTTCTGACAAACAAAAGTTGCATCTCATCAAATATCAGTGgaaatttattcatattttcaagtttgtttgtgtaaTTTTGATGCCATGTGAAGTATCAAAAATCtatacaaaatttaaattttcttttttgatccTCATTGTTGCCATTCCACCCTGAAACGGTTCAAAAACTATAATTTAATGGGAATCTCAAGCCTGTTGTAAGTTTAGATAAACTTTTCATctatgacatttttttccttgGTTTGTATATCAGTCACTAGTTTTCTGCTGAAGAGATTGAACTAAAGAGGAGAAGTtcgttctggttctgatgcagatttaaaaaacaaaatttagttttttatatttacatgaaTTATTGTGTGGAGAACGTAACTCCGAGTCATTTATCCACTTAGTGGATAAGAAGCTGAACTGtatccagaacagaaccagaatgtAACTGCGCAGATGTTCGTGTTAAGTGAGCGCCACCACGTGGCTGCATGCGGAAGTGCTATTTTTCCAACACAGCTGGTGTTTTACACTGTGGTCATTTCTGTTCTATACCAACTagagaaattaaaccaaaattataAATGTCAATATTAGCATTTACTCTTTaccaaaatatgtttcaaaatgcagttacaatttaaaatttgatgtaaaaatttgtaCATGTTGCTCAACATAATCACTTAATGAAATGTATGACTTTTCAGACAAGAACAATCTTTTAATGGTCTGTCTTTTTATTGTGATAGAGAATAAAACAGTAATTTCAGGtgatttgtcttttaaaattcaatggtttattttgttaaattagtaTTTCTTCTCactattaaacatattttatacatGAATACTGAACTAGATGCAGCTTCTTGCAGATTCATGGAAATTTACCTAATTCCTTATTTATATTGTATGATGTTATGGAAACATGTTGAAAcgttcagaaaacaaaacaatgcttTTGCTTTTCACTACATTTTGCTTATGAAAACTCAAGCTACACGTGCAACAGTTAATAGAGAATGCATCctgcaaacaaatcaaaagaaattcaGCTCAAAATATtcactagatggcagcatttCCCATCATGCAATCAGTCAGAAGCATTATTACGTCCTGctgcattttgttgttgattgATCCAGATGGAATATGTCCAAAGCAACTAGAATcgttttttcctttatttttgagGGTTCATGgctattttaatgttatttatttatacaaatgtaGAGAAGACTGATGCAGTGGACAAACCGTAACCATGTGGCATTTCTAATTCGTGCACATTTAGATTTGAGCCAGTTAATTAGACCTGAGACTCGTCAGAACTGGAATGCGTCTCTCCTGGTCGAGGTTTTCTCTGATCACCTCCATCTGACGGTTGTTTTAACTCAAGCTTATCGGCTGCATAtgttcccccccacccccccgcAGCTGTCAGGCATATTTCTCATGCTTCAAGTCTTCCTCCGCTGCCAGGGAGAGACGAGGCATCACGATATATCTACGTTTTTATGGTGGATGGTGGAGCAGAAGAGAGAGggttaaccctaaccctttgACACaatatcttcatttttcttttagaaaaacatgcCATTACCCTTTTCTTATTTGGAAAATGCTGTCCGCCTGTGTGGGAATAAAGCCCCAGAGTGAGCATCCAGATGTAGAGCTGCATGTTGGGAGATGATTTATGACATGTAACCACAAACAATGTGAGGTCATTAACATCTGCCCCTCAGCCACTGCCTGGCCAGCGTCTCTTATCCCGCCTTCACTAACACCACACTTAATCATCTGGACTTAAGCTGTATGATAGCACAGCTACTGAGGCACTTAGCATTATAGCAGTTCATCATCAGCAACCGCAAATCGAGAAATGGGTGCAGGTCACTGTTGCAGGCCTGTTATTCATATGCGGCTAATGTGGCGTGTATAATAGTAGCGGTGGCTTGCAGAGAAGTGGTGCTGGAAGGGAAGGGTTGGATGAACAGGCAGATAGATGGGTGGGCAGAGGTGGGACGCATTAGTCAGGGAGAGGGATACCTCTCTGAGAGGAGGGGAGCCAGTTACACAGCCTGAGTGAGAGCAGACGGCCTCGTGCGTCTCGCTGCTTCCAGGAATCAACACGGTTTTTCacagaaacatcaaaacagCTGGAGAGAGGAGCAGACGAAGCTGCTAGGGAGGTAGAGAACCGATGCTGCGTTTATTTCCTTCAAGTTccacattttaacatgttacaaccacaattGTCACTGTGTTTTGTTCATATTATATTTGAAATGGATGTTCCCAAACCTTTTTGTTCAATGTTCGCCCAAACATTATCGTCTTCTGGGTGATACCAAATATCAGAAACATCaactttgaaaaggtttttacttttttattcacCATTCAGTAATTAATACATGTATTTAGCATTAATACTGCATCATACCTTCTCATTCTACAACATATAtgcagacaaatgttttttgggggtttttttatcttaaattcaaaatgtatatattttttgtacaattttggcttCATCACAGCTCTGACTGTTATTCTTTtggcaaatggccttttttaaatctgtatacTCCAGTCACTGATTGATCAATTACTCAATcagttgacatttattttaataatcgattaattgtttcagccctattAATTATTTAGCTAACTTGTGGGGCTAAATTACCTTTTTTATCTGTATAATCTAGTCAACAATTATTCAAAGACTCTATTAGtttacaattatttcaatagtcGATTCATCATGTCAAGTTAAAATATCCTTTTAccttcacttcacaattatgcactatgTTGGGTTTCAATATTACCGTTTCAATACTACCTTTTTCTTATGCTTTGAACCaagggtctcaaactccagtcctcgagggccgcagtcctgcaacttttagatgtgtctctgctggaacacacctgaatagaataattaaggctctggagaactgatctacacaaggtggaggtaattaagccatttcattccagtgttttgtacctgtggcacatctaaaaactgcaggactacggccctcgaggactggagtttgagacccctgcgaTCCCGGTGCGGCTTTTTTGTGGATTTTCCTTCAACCGCCAGGGGgagctctttagcaggaagtgaatcattggaagtcaaaattggaaatcaaagaagaacaTGCTAATTTCAATTTAGAATacgcacatgctagcagcagacaCGACGGGGAAAtttcttgaaaacatttaaattgagAGTTATTGATGTAAGcttccagttttgttttagttttgtttgtttgtttttttaaattgtggctGCGGCTTATAGTATGGTGCGCTGTACAGTCCGGAAAATACGTACATAAACTCCAACAATGTTTGTGGCTGTTATgtagcaaacttttaaaatcagttcagttgtttttcaCTGTAATATGTTTTCCATCGTCAGCCGTTTCTCACCACCgttttaattaagttttacTTTCCCACCAACAATTTCCTGGGAATAGCAGGATTTCTGATAAGGAGGCTGAGGAAAACGACGCTGCCCTACCTTCCCAAAAGTCTTATCAGGTGCTGTGATGAAGGGGAGCCGGATTCACAGAGGAGTTGAGGTATGCTGTGTTTCAGCAGGGCCCCCCGGGTCCCTGACGTGATTTCACTTGGTGAGGCTCAGCCGCAGGTGGAGCATAAAAGAGCGATGATGCCGCTGTGGGCGGACGACGTGTTTAAAAAGTGAGACTGCcacttgtttttaatcaaatctataTTAGAAGCTGGGTTAGTATAAATGCAAAGTGATGTGAACGGGATTACCCATGAGCTCTTTAGCTAAGGCTGTTTATTTCAGCCTGAAGCAGCAGATGTTTTCCATTATAGAAGCCTCATAAACCCACATTACTTCATGACACTGCTtgaaaaagtgctttaaaatatgtaacttATATACAATTTGGATATTAAAGGTATTTTCTTCAGGTGAATTGATGTATTaactatgaaaatgttttatgtcctttgttttatataatttttttttataatttgacaATAACAAAACTTTCAgtcctaaatgtttttaaaattgacattttgtttcGAATCAATATTTGATACGATAGTTTTCAATATGAATTTAGTCAGCAGCACATTTTACAAACTCAGAATTCagtctttattttgtaaatattcatattttgtcgTTTATATTATGAACTAGCATGATGccagaataaaataatgtcaaGAAGCATACCTCTATGTGTTAcagtgttgcatttttttaggctgcataaaacatgcaactttactttttaaatacaaagaTACAAGAGATGTGTTTGGGGTTTTTATGTTCCACATATCTTGCTATATTCTAgaaatttttctgcatttattgcGGTTTTTTAGGTGTTGCCTTACTAGTTTATTCTTATGTCCTGTTTCCTgtatatttttgctatttttctgattgttgtaagtttggttttcttttccacaGCTGTGCCACATTCCCCCTGATGAGTTCATCTGGTTCTGTTACTTCTCTACCCAGCCTTAGTAACTTTGCTGCAGATTCTGCTTGGTGTCTCACTGGATTCTTCCAATCTACAGCctgtaagttttgtttttttattaatatttttaaaaagtgtcattTGAGCACTTGTCTGCAATTTGGTTTTCCAAAGAAAGGCACAATGTTTTGCACATAATCCCCTTAAATCTGGAAGTTGGTGGaagtgattttttgtttatgacacAAAGCGCTTCAGAgcgtaaagaaataaaaaattgtcatttgTTCAAGGCCAAATACAAATTAAGCAGCAAAAtagtaaaaagattttttttttaaagttaaaaccgattcttttttttattgatatagAAGTTAGCATTGTCACTGCAGCACAGCTACGATCTGCCAGAGGTTAGAAAAGTAATTCCTCCATGAGCTACTTCCTaaacaaaaaggtgaaaaagggtattcttaatttttcttcttataaTATTGAGTTCATATTTGCCATATGCTGAATCACATAGGATAAATCAATAAACCTGAAGTTATACAGATAAGGTCATAAATTACCtccataaatttattttagaaaagacTGTCAACCTggattatttttgaataaataacagaagAACCAAAACCAAGgaattcagtaaaaacaaatatattcaaCCCTGGATTTTACAAAATCATGTTTGTCTTTCTGGTTGACCCCAAATTTGCTCCAGATGAAGTTGCCAGTTTGGCACGTTGTAATGTTTACAGTGGAAAACGTTATTAATCGTCCTGAatgatcagttttgttttcactgtagTAACGGTAGTTTGCTTTTACTGGTTTAGCATAAACTAACTCAGGAAACGCGGCGTCAGTAAGAAGAGAGCAGTTTGTTTCGCACAGTTCAAACTAtctgctgcagtgtgtgtgtgtgtgtgtgtgtgtgtgtgtgtgtgtgtgtgtgtgtgtgtgtgtgtgtccaggagCGCAGGCGAATTCACCAGAGCCCTGCTTCATTATGTGTTTGGTTTCAAACTGACTGTGAAGAAGTGTACTGGGCCCCTGGGAGCCGTATACCAACCACTGACTCACACTTTGCTTGCTCTCTCATTTTTCCACACGTTGGGTTTGGATGGCATCAGCACACTCTGCTGACGTCTAAAGAAATGCTGCTGGTAAATATCCTTGCCCTCATTCTGACCTTAAACTTTGGGATTTTGCTGTCGAATCCCTGGAAACGTGTTTATGAGGAAGCAAATgttagaaaacaaagacaactgATTTACTAGCCCTGGGTTGCATTCGacgttaaaacaaaacatctgttttgttttgtgttgaagTGGCTCCACAGATGCGTTCAGTCAGCAGGCAGGGATACAAAGATCATCCCTGAATGAGACGCATTGTTGTTTTCTAATTCTCTGGGGGGTTTTAATCCTAACCTTTCAGTCTCAGTTTATTTCAACGAGACGTCTTGTTTTTCAGAAGTAATGTTGCTGTAAACTCAGGAATGCAAAAGATGAGCAATCCTGCAGATAGCGCCATC is a window of Gambusia affinis linkage group LG23, SWU_Gaff_1.0, whole genome shotgun sequence DNA encoding:
- the LOC122826638 gene encoding protein FAM180A, whose product is MNSDYPEVQIVDHQHGAEVVDSSRHRLPVQPASGRSAPEESFQRKMTGLLLLDTDAQEIPVLIFTSLKTGALFPSAYLIKRGAYSLINPTFLHSEEDAKLLFEILLAGMQIQGEERPLLIPDEELASLRSVKTLEVICEDVLPKKLSDIRRLMADLAQRRRPLSWQDFERTVLTLVYSSQILSQISNQHQKELWMETLVQLVRAVQRDLTPS